A window of the Desulfobacula toluolica Tol2 genome harbors these coding sequences:
- a CDS encoding arylesterase produces MKKCVFLFLLLLLPVGMSLPWPGFVPQLFAGEGSVKILILGDSLSAGLGVEPQQAFPALIRDRLKLKGFDNVSLINGSISGSTTAGAVSRLKWFLRIKPDILVLALGANDGLRGLSTVQMTQNLDKTIVLAKEKRLRVILAGMKLPPNYGPEYAKAFEAVFASLAQKHDLPFIPFLLKDVAGIASLNQADGIHPNAKGHKIIAATVFDCILKQL; encoded by the coding sequence ATGAAAAAATGCGTTTTTCTGTTTTTATTATTGCTTTTGCCGGTAGGCATGTCTTTACCATGGCCTGGATTTGTGCCTCAATTGTTTGCAGGGGAGGGCAGTGTGAAGATTCTGATCCTTGGAGATTCTCTTAGCGCAGGGCTTGGAGTGGAACCACAACAGGCTTTTCCCGCCTTGATCCGCGACAGGCTAAAACTCAAAGGATTTGACAATGTCAGTCTTATAAACGGCAGCATCAGCGGCTCCACAACAGCAGGGGCAGTGTCCCGGCTCAAATGGTTTCTCAGGATAAAGCCGGATATTCTTGTCCTGGCGCTGGGGGCCAATGACGGACTCCGGGGTCTGTCTACCGTGCAGATGACCCAGAATCTGGATAAAACCATTGTCCTGGCAAAAGAAAAGAGACTTCGTGTGATCCTGGCAGGCATGAAGCTTCCACCCAACTATGGACCGGAATATGCCAAAGCCTTTGAAGCGGTCTTTGCATCCCTTGCACAAAAACACGATTTGCCCTTTATTCCTTTTTTATTAAAAGATGTGGCAGGCATCGCTTCCCTGAACCAGGCAGATGGTATCCACCCCAATGCAAAAGGTCACAAGATTATTGCAGCCACTGTATTTGACTGCATCCTGAAGCAATTATGA
- a CDS encoding DMT family transporter encodes MISWYFFALLALLLMGIQRFFYKVAAEKKYPTEWVTFSFMATVTLLSTGVYFFQQHHELNIIWLMTMSLINSASFLVATVSHIEALKYIPANIAYSIIRLNVVVVAGFSIFYFKEQISLFQGIGLLVAVAAMIVLTIQMRENTKKTKQGRRGAVFILLALLCGATASISSKFAAMHVDKLAFIALSYLMGMIGSLGITRALSYDKAKKKRSAAMGLGVVMGGFNFAGFYAFLYALECGPLSLVAAIVGMHFVIAIVLSAIIYRENIKPAGLVGIFLTVISIILIRI; translated from the coding sequence ATGATCTCCTGGTACTTTTTTGCCCTGCTTGCACTGCTGCTGATGGGCATTCAGCGTTTTTTTTATAAGGTAGCGGCAGAAAAAAAATATCCCACCGAATGGGTAACCTTTTCTTTCATGGCCACGGTAACTTTGTTGAGTACGGGAGTATACTTTTTCCAGCAGCACCATGAACTCAATATCATCTGGTTGATGACCATGTCTCTGATCAACAGCGCATCTTTTCTTGTGGCAACCGTGTCCCACATTGAAGCGCTCAAATATATCCCGGCAAACATAGCTTACAGCATCATCCGGTTAAACGTGGTGGTGGTGGCCGGTTTTTCCATTTTCTATTTCAAAGAACAAATTTCCCTGTTCCAGGGTATAGGACTGCTGGTTGCCGTTGCCGCCATGATCGTGCTGACGATACAGATGAGAGAAAACACGAAAAAAACAAAACAGGGACGGCGGGGAGCCGTATTTATCTTGCTGGCACTGCTGTGCGGTGCCACGGCAAGCATTTCATCCAAATTTGCAGCCATGCATGTGGACAAACTTGCCTTTATAGCCTTGTCATATCTTATGGGAATGATCGGGTCTTTGGGAATTACCAGGGCCTTGTCCTATGACAAGGCCAAGAAAAAACGCTCGGCCGCAATGGGCCTTGGCGTTGTCATGGGCGGGTTTAATTTTGCAGGGTTTTATGCATTTTTATACGCCCTGGAATGCGGCCCCCTGTCGCTTGTTGCCGCCATTGTGGGTATGCATTTTGTTATCGCCATTGTACTGTCCGCCATCATTTATCGTGAAAATATAAAACCGGCCGGGCTTGTTGGAATTTTTTTAACTGTCATATCGATTATTTTGATTCGCATTTGA
- a CDS encoding DUF2914 domain-containing protein encodes MDHDIPDNFKKTHTAPKQGKENIDTNALYKQIQEEKDQILIKKIRKIIKDKEKKPEEKKPVRQSYKLWLPLLCAGLIMAGLMIFREPPATIVLNNPEPTYRSEPTFRSKKVSENTFVTKTTPVLKKFTYQNEITDTEVSDTEQSHITSGIQIHEIVSCSSVSQKQYVCAKTVFSLKEESIPVVWMTVLADNPPFTLTHVYYINGRRYCEVPLSIRYHRMRTWSNVTLNRPEHVGKWRVEVITENGEKLKHIDFTVVE; translated from the coding sequence ATGGACCACGACATCCCGGATAATTTTAAAAAAACACATACAGCACCAAAACAAGGCAAAGAAAATATTGACACAAACGCCCTGTACAAGCAGATTCAGGAAGAGAAGGATCAGATCCTCATAAAAAAAATCAGGAAAATTATTAAAGATAAAGAGAAGAAACCGGAGGAAAAAAAGCCGGTCCGACAGTCATACAAGTTATGGTTGCCTCTTCTTTGCGCAGGGTTGATTATGGCCGGCCTGATGATTTTCAGAGAACCGCCGGCAACAATTGTGTTAAATAATCCAGAGCCAACATATAGGTCAGAACCAACATTCAGGTCAAAAAAAGTCTCAGAAAATACTTTTGTAACCAAAACCACCCCTGTTTTGAAAAAATTTACCTACCAAAATGAAATAACTGATACTGAAGTAAGTGACACTGAACAAAGCCATATAACTTCCGGCATTCAAATTCATGAAATAGTATCCTGCAGCAGCGTCAGCCAAAAGCAATATGTCTGTGCCAAAACAGTTTTTTCTCTCAAAGAAGAGTCAATACCGGTAGTTTGGATGACCGTACTGGCAGACAACCCTCCTTTCACCCTGACCCATGTCTATTATATCAACGGACGCCGGTATTGCGAAGTTCCCCTCAGCATACGCTATCACCGCATGCGCACATGGAGCAATGTCACCTTGAACCGTCCTGAGCATGTTGGGAAATGGAGGGTTGAAGTGATTACCGAAAACGGTGAAAAACTCAAACACATAGATTTTACAGTTGTAGAATAG
- a CDS encoding GatB/YqeY domain-containing protein: MSDIKTEYGWDASMGISLYDKIRQDMKKAMVKKDTAVRDTMRLIMGSFPSLTVSITLESGKKTTRVKKPEEITDDDLLNIIRKFVKSEKTVLELKKETTSDYLELLNLYLPQMATSEEIKQWILDNVDLSGYKSPMQAMGNVMKHFGKLADGNQVKEVLKNMKSS; this comes from the coding sequence ATGTCAGACATTAAAACCGAATACGGATGGGATGCATCTATGGGGATCTCCCTGTACGATAAAATCCGCCAGGATATGAAAAAGGCCATGGTTAAAAAAGATACCGCTGTTAGGGACACCATGCGGCTCATCATGGGATCTTTTCCCAGCCTCACCGTCTCCATTACCCTGGAGAGCGGTAAAAAAACCACCCGGGTCAAGAAGCCTGAAGAGATCACCGATGACGACCTCCTTAATATTATACGCAAATTTGTCAAATCCGAAAAAACCGTACTTGAGCTTAAAAAAGAAACCACCTCAGACTACCTGGAACTGCTGAACTTATATCTTCCTCAAATGGCCACGTCCGAGGAGATCAAGCAGTGGATACTGGATAATGTCGACCTCTCCGGGTACAAGAGTCCCATGCAGGCCATGGGAAACGTTATGAAGCATTTTGGAAAACTTGCTGACGGCAACCAGGTAAAAGAGGTTCTCAAAAACATGAAGTCTTCCTGA
- a CDS encoding flavin monoamine oxidase family protein: MHTEKIDTIIIGGGLSGIYAACLLAKKNKSFILLEARERVGGRILSTEHQGFFSDLGPSWYWPSINPKIVHLIQVLGLKSYRQFEEGMGRFQTPDGTVRTVRGYDMSPPCRRISGGMMALITKLCENIPENAIQLNHPVCEIKKHSSGAVVSVGELEKESKARFNAKNIILALPPRLAAATILFTPDLSHDLTQAMLKMGTWMAGQAKFCALYEEPYWRQTGLSGQAFSQTGPLGEIHDGSNDNQGPYGLTGFISIPAAQRNHPQSLTSAILSQLAAIYGKPADQPMAVYYQDWARERFTATQFDQPPMHEHPLYHPPAGKTSIWDGIIQFAGTETDTRYGGYLEGALAAAERAVTKLQQFSSATNCFGLT, from the coding sequence ATGCACACGGAAAAAATTGATACCATAATTATTGGAGGAGGTCTCAGCGGTATCTATGCCGCCTGTCTGCTGGCCAAAAAAAACAAATCTTTTATACTTCTTGAGGCCCGTGAGCGAGTTGGCGGCAGGATTTTAAGCACAGAACATCAAGGATTTTTTTCCGATCTCGGCCCTTCCTGGTACTGGCCCTCAATAAACCCGAAAATCGTTCACCTTATTCAAGTTCTGGGTCTCAAGAGCTATCGCCAGTTTGAAGAGGGTATGGGCAGGTTTCAAACTCCCGATGGAACCGTCAGGACAGTCAGAGGTTATGACATGTCTCCCCCCTGCCGGCGAATTTCCGGCGGCATGATGGCACTTATCACAAAACTCTGTGAAAATATTCCTGAAAATGCCATCCAGCTCAATCACCCGGTCTGTGAAATCAAAAAACATTCCTCAGGTGCCGTTGTCAGCGTTGGCGAACTGGAAAAAGAATCCAAGGCCAGGTTTAATGCCAAAAATATAATCCTCGCCCTGCCCCCACGCCTTGCCGCTGCCACCATCCTCTTTACCCCTGACCTGTCTCATGATTTGACCCAGGCAATGCTGAAAATGGGTACATGGATGGCGGGCCAGGCGAAATTCTGCGCCCTGTATGAAGAACCGTATTGGCGGCAAACCGGCTTGTCTGGCCAGGCATTCAGCCAGACAGGTCCGCTGGGCGAAATTCATGACGGGTCCAACGACAATCAGGGCCCTTATGGATTGACCGGATTTATAAGCATTCCGGCGGCACAACGCAATCATCCACAAAGCCTTACATCTGCAATTCTTTCCCAACTTGCAGCCATTTACGGCAAACCGGCAGATCAACCGATGGCAGTATACTACCAGGACTGGGCCCGCGAACGATTCACTGCCACCCAGTTCGACCAGCCGCCGATGCATGAACACCCTCTTTATCATCCCCCGGCAGGTAAAACCTCCATCTGGGACGGCATCATCCAGTTTGCCGGTACGGAAACCGACACCCGGTACGGCGGTTATCTTGAAGGCGCTCTGGCCGCTGCCGAACGGGCGGTAACGAAATTGCAACAATTCAGCTCTGCAACAAACTGTTTTGGGTTGACATGA
- a CDS encoding class I SAM-dependent methyltransferase, whose protein sequence is MNYNEINWNEAWKHEMDLWHNSSGKSCKDFWADKKSAAVYSKKHIEHHQERIDKTIKGLPLTPKSRVLDIGSGPGSLALPMAGIVNSVTTIEPSAGMNAVMKNFMEEKGIENIIPIEKTWEDVNPDMELDPPYDLVMASMSLGMNDIKAAIEKMNQVCSGVVVLFWHAGIPGWEDMPKALWPRLFEKQYHGGPKSDILFQVLYQMGIYPEVKVFSNHFHEFFPSMEDAIDFYCKRFDLIRTEHLPLLESYLEEKCFKTEEGFVHGFEHVSMKFSWKIEGISHEKAAYHKKAV, encoded by the coding sequence ATGAATTACAATGAAATAAACTGGAATGAGGCTTGGAAACATGAAATGGACCTCTGGCACAATTCGTCCGGAAAAAGCTGCAAGGATTTCTGGGCTGATAAAAAATCAGCTGCTGTTTATTCCAAAAAGCATATTGAGCATCACCAGGAACGGATTGATAAAACAATCAAGGGCCTGCCCCTTACTCCAAAATCACGTGTGCTGGATATTGGTTCAGGTCCCGGCAGCCTTGCCCTTCCCATGGCCGGGATTGTCAACTCGGTCACCACAATTGAACCCTCTGCCGGGATGAATGCGGTCATGAAAAATTTCATGGAAGAAAAAGGAATCGAAAATATCATCCCCATTGAAAAAACCTGGGAAGATGTGAACCCGGATATGGAGCTTGACCCGCCCTATGATCTGGTGATGGCTTCCATGTCCCTTGGCATGAATGATATCAAGGCTGCCATCGAAAAAATGAACCAGGTCTGCTCGGGTGTTGTGGTACTGTTCTGGCATGCCGGTATCCCTGGCTGGGAAGATATGCCAAAGGCATTGTGGCCAAGGTTGTTTGAGAAGCAATACCATGGCGGCCCCAAGAGTGACATTTTGTTCCAAGTTCTTTACCAGATGGGTATTTATCCGGAAGTTAAGGTCTTTTCCAACCATTTCCATGAATTTTTTCCTTCAATGGAAGATGCCATAGACTTTTATTGCAAACGGTTTGACCTAATCCGGACCGAACACCTCCCCCTTCTTGAATCCTATCTTGAGGAAAAATGTTTTAAAACAGAGGAAGGCTTTGTTCACGGATTTGAGCATGTTTCCATGAAGTTTTCATGGAAAATTGAAGGAATAAGCCATGAAAAAGCTGCATACCATAAAAAAGCGGTATAA
- a CDS encoding ABC transporter substrate-binding protein: MKKLHTIKKRYKMKKLHRLLVMAVVLLSLTGTAFSQQKNAVMVTDFRGKSIEIPCRINRVVNIDDGMIEAVMTRLGVVKKIVGIGSACLPKIWSYSFPTMGSKTYEYRDGMNPVTHLNPWLMDLPLVSRYGAGINYEKIADLNPDLILIRTGSCSLSAAEDILGKSISLLESLNIPLVVLKGPNTFDRPDIVTISNEIKLLGQVFQKQEEAEKLADYLESCVEMVRKRTVDIKPLNRKKLLLLGLSPKARSQGGAGHVKGIDTIQTYFLKNFIHAENAYDSKGAWNILNTEKILSLDPDVIVLVTSWGYHPPSELYEAPYYQDLKDMRAVRNRTVCALPWTPCNCEKRLEYPIDVMVMAKAAYPEKFKDIRLEQWLVEFYQNVYQVNVKTAKELRSCQWMDWTCKE; this comes from the coding sequence ATGAAAAAGCTGCATACCATAAAAAAGCGGTATAAAATGAAAAAGCTGCATAGACTCCTGGTAATGGCAGTTGTCCTGCTTTCATTGACAGGCACTGCCTTTTCCCAACAAAAGAATGCTGTTATGGTAACGGATTTCAGGGGCAAATCCATTGAGATCCCGTGCCGGATCAACCGGGTGGTCAACATTGATGACGGCATGATCGAAGCTGTCATGACCCGGCTGGGTGTGGTAAAAAAAATTGTGGGCATTGGATCTGCCTGTCTTCCGAAAATATGGTCCTATTCCTTTCCCACCATGGGCAGCAAGACCTATGAATACCGGGACGGAATGAATCCGGTGACCCATCTCAACCCCTGGCTCATGGACTTGCCCCTGGTGTCAAGATACGGAGCAGGCATTAATTATGAAAAAATTGCCGATCTGAATCCCGACCTGATCCTTATCCGTACCGGCTCATGCTCCCTTTCAGCTGCGGAGGATATCCTGGGAAAAAGCATCTCCCTGCTGGAATCCTTAAACATCCCCCTGGTGGTCCTGAAGGGACCCAACACCTTTGACCGACCGGACATTGTGACCATCAGCAATGAAATCAAATTATTGGGACAGGTGTTCCAAAAGCAGGAAGAGGCTGAAAAACTGGCCGATTACCTTGAAAGTTGTGTGGAGATGGTCAGGAAACGAACTGTAGACATCAAGCCCTTAAACCGGAAAAAACTGCTGTTGCTGGGACTTTCTCCCAAAGCCAGAAGTCAGGGCGGGGCAGGCCATGTCAAAGGAATCGATACCATTCAGACCTATTTTCTCAAAAATTTTATCCATGCTGAAAATGCCTATGACAGCAAAGGGGCCTGGAATATCCTTAATACGGAAAAGATTCTTTCCCTTGATCCGGATGTGATCGTACTGGTCACTTCCTGGGGATATCATCCGCCTTCAGAGCTTTATGAAGCCCCCTATTACCAGGATCTGAAAGACATGAGAGCAGTCCGTAACAGGACAGTCTGCGCCCTGCCCTGGACTCCCTGCAATTGTGAAAAAAGACTGGAATATCCCATTGATGTCATGGTCATGGCCAAGGCAGCCTACCCGGAAAAATTTAAAGACATCCGGCTTGAACAATGGCTTGTGGAATTTTATCAGAATGTTTATCAGGTTAATGTTAAAACCGCCAAAGAACTCAGGTCCTGCCAGTGGATGGACTGGACCTGTAAGGAGTGA
- a CDS encoding class I SAM-dependent methyltransferase, with product MDTDVQDMTRKAFFNERADTWLDKFYKDPETGIHGRHSEKIEKIISSLNIEPDHKVLDVGCGSGVLVPYILSRLSSKGRLFEVDYAEKMITKNRKVHGDDRITFVCSDVMDLPLEIAGFNSIICFACFPHFRNQKAALGKLAGILKPNGILTIAHLLSAKEIADHHDGESAVSRDRLPVKHEMENFCEQCGLGIMEFTDEPGRYLLSAKKAALKIKVSI from the coding sequence ATGGATACAGACGTGCAAGATATGACCAGAAAAGCCTTTTTCAATGAAAGAGCCGATACCTGGCTGGATAAATTTTACAAAGATCCTGAGACCGGAATCCATGGCCGGCATTCAGAAAAGATAGAGAAAATCATTTCAAGTCTCAATATTGAGCCGGACCATAAGGTATTGGATGTGGGATGCGGCAGCGGGGTTCTGGTTCCCTATATCCTGAGCCGACTTTCTTCAAAAGGCAGGCTTTTTGAAGTGGATTATGCCGAAAAAATGATAACTAAAAACCGGAAGGTCCATGGGGATGACAGGATCACCTTTGTCTGTTCGGATGTCATGGACCTGCCTCTTGAGATTGCCGGTTTTAATTCAATTATCTGTTTTGCCTGTTTTCCCCATTTCCGGAACCAGAAAGCAGCTTTGGGAAAACTTGCAGGAATTTTAAAGCCAAACGGTATTCTGACCATTGCCCATCTTCTGTCGGCAAAAGAGATTGCCGATCACCATGACGGGGAAAGCGCTGTGTCAAGGGACAGGCTCCCAGTGAAACATGAGATGGAAAATTTTTGTGAGCAGTGCGGCCTTGGCATCATGGAATTCACGGATGAACCCGGCCGATACCTTTTGTCGGCAAAAAAAGCGGCGCTAAAAATAAAGGTCAGCATATAA
- a CDS encoding TonB-dependent receptor, PCPU motif-type — protein MILAGFLMCQAMTANAGETENQAVNLGEITVMAAQPGVEITSGKTVITMDKFIKPGSLTTLNDVLTEIGGVDVQRSNALMAGPGDEVSIRGLNEGRLVIEIDGRRINQTGHMGRYIVDWSTLTLDDVDRIEIIRGGHSVLHPFAIGGVINIITKKGGGGEKIAKGKVRAGYGRYDTWNTAASIDGSAGKHTDFHFSGAKQESDGYLKNNFQKTKSFNGHLDFHLPSEIGLELGVKYSEVDYGMPVINDPNDFNSGVAALYDPDYPVFSRSRDQLRHLNWPQLPGSDTPEWEKHTTYLDAIFRIPAGPGKIKVHGFMTDGRRWTRLYDKSGTFSRDQFMDDRTQGMILEYGDVRLFDNHVFTFGLEYQELGQPSGTRAIYKVKSGYLQDIITLGPKWTLTPGVRYYQVDKATYYSWMEMGYAAMPPGWPFSVPNSGKTETDSDFFPSLKVDYKATQDTTLYAAASRSYRLPCPUDYYWWARCASETNTSLEPETAMEYEIGVVHNFDKISLRAATWYYDIKDFINDNGITSPGSGAGSNCLYNIDHLELSGFELEAAIEFSKKLRATAAYVFQEYKVAQTGNEQDWTYYLPATLPKHKVKVMGKYEIIPQGWLQVSAKYVGARDAQKGDELEDYIVCDAGFEKKFKFNGLNYTLNLFVNNLTGTNYQEISGYSMPKQVWGFMMGLEF, from the coding sequence ATGATTCTGGCAGGTTTTCTGATGTGCCAGGCCATGACTGCAAATGCCGGAGAAACAGAAAATCAGGCGGTGAACCTGGGTGAAATAACGGTCATGGCAGCCCAGCCGGGTGTTGAAATCACATCGGGAAAAACCGTGATCACCATGGACAAATTTATCAAACCGGGCTCTTTAACGACCTTAAATGATGTACTCACAGAAATCGGAGGAGTGGATGTACAGCGAAGCAATGCCCTGATGGCCGGCCCCGGGGATGAGGTTTCCATCCGGGGACTGAATGAAGGACGGCTGGTAATCGAAATTGACGGCAGGCGGATCAACCAGACCGGTCACATGGGACGATATATTGTTGACTGGTCCACCCTGACTTTGGACGATGTGGACCGGATCGAAATTATCAGAGGCGGTCATTCAGTGCTTCACCCCTTTGCCATCGGCGGTGTCATCAATATTATCACCAAAAAAGGCGGGGGCGGAGAAAAGATAGCCAAAGGCAAGGTCAGGGCAGGATATGGCCGTTATGACACCTGGAATACGGCTGCATCCATTGACGGCAGTGCCGGTAAACATACGGATTTCCATTTTTCCGGGGCCAAACAGGAGAGTGACGGATACCTGAAAAATAATTTTCAAAAGACCAAATCCTTTAACGGACATCTGGACTTTCATCTGCCCAGTGAGATCGGTCTTGAGCTGGGTGTGAAATATTCCGAGGTTGACTACGGCATGCCGGTTATCAATGATCCCAATGATTTCAATTCAGGGGTGGCAGCACTTTATGATCCTGACTATCCTGTTTTCAGCAGGTCCAGGGACCAGCTGCGCCACCTGAACTGGCCCCAGCTGCCAGGTTCGGATACGCCTGAATGGGAAAAGCATACCACTTATCTGGATGCCATATTCAGAATTCCGGCAGGTCCGGGAAAGATAAAAGTTCACGGTTTCATGACTGATGGACGCCGATGGACCAGACTTTACGACAAAAGCGGAACATTTTCCCGGGACCAGTTCATGGATGACCGGACCCAGGGAATGATCCTTGAATATGGAGATGTCAGACTTTTTGACAACCATGTTTTCACCTTTGGCCTGGAATACCAGGAACTGGGTCAGCCTTCGGGCACCAGGGCCATTTATAAGGTTAAATCCGGGTATCTCCAGGATATCATCACCCTGGGGCCCAAATGGACCCTGACCCCCGGGGTCAGGTATTACCAGGTGGACAAGGCAACCTATTATTCCTGGATGGAAATGGGGTATGCGGCCATGCCACCGGGATGGCCTTTCAGTGTTCCCAACAGCGGGAAAACCGAAACTGACTCGGACTTTTTCCCCAGTCTGAAGGTGGATTATAAAGCCACACAGGATACCACCCTTTATGCTGCAGCCAGCCGGTCATACCGGCTGCCCTGCCCCTGAGATTATTATTGGTGGGCGCGGTGCGCCTCCGAAACCAATACCTCTCTGGAACCTGAAACCGCCATGGAATATGAAATCGGGGTGGTTCATAATTTTGACAAAATAAGCCTCAGGGCTGCAACCTGGTATTATGATATCAAAGATTTTATAAATGATAACGGCATTACGTCACCCGGATCAGGAGCAGGTTCCAATTGCCTGTACAATATTGACCATCTGGAACTCTCTGGTTTTGAACTGGAAGCAGCTATTGAATTTTCAAAAAAATTAAGAGCCACTGCAGCCTATGTATTCCAGGAATATAAAGTGGCACAGACCGGCAATGAACAGGACTGGACTTATTATCTGCCTGCCACCCTTCCCAAGCACAAGGTAAAGGTCATGGGGAAATATGAAATCATTCCTCAAGGATGGCTCCAGGTCAGTGCAAAATATGTCGGAGCAAGGGATGCCCAGAAAGGCGATGAACTTGAGGATTATATTGTCTGTGATGCCGGTTTTGAAAAAAAATTCAAATTTAACGGCCTGAATTATACTTTGAATCTTTTTGTCAATAATTTAACCGGAACCAATTACCAGGAGATCAGCGGATACAGCATGCCCAAACAGGTGTGGGGTTTTATGATGGGGCTTGAGTTTTAA